The following is a genomic window from Podarcis raffonei isolate rPodRaf1 chromosome 5, rPodRaf1.pri, whole genome shotgun sequence.
ctgcccacctagcagttcgaaagcacccctaagtgcaagtagataaataggtaccgctttatagcgggaaggtaagcgtttccgtgtgcggcgctggtgctggcttgccagatgccgcttagtcacgctggccacgtgacacggaagtgtctccggacagcgctggctcccggcctcttgagcgagatgagcgcgcaatcccagagtcggacacgactggccctgacgggcaggggtacctttacctttaattgagtgttaaaaacaatacagcattgtaTTGAGGAGGTCTCAGCCTGAATGTTGAAGTTCCCCAGCACCACAGAAGAGGGAGCCTCCGTCCAACACCATCTCAGAGACAGTTGTCACTAGCTTGGTCAGGGTGGCTGTTGGGTTGCATCATGGGCAGTATGCCTGCAGCAACCCTATTCTCTCTCAAGTCATCAAATAATGAATGATTCTTATTCTAGATGAGCCTGCCATTCCGTAACCACCGCCACCTGATCAATAAGGGGAGGTTGGCGTACATCCCGAAATTCTGCCAGAGATAGTTTCAGGTGCTTATGAACCCAGTCTCcctactcccccaccccccatcaacATATTTATGCAGAAACTTCTGCTGCAGCTTACTTCAGTGTTCAGGGCTTTATGGGAACTCTGAAGATTTTTGCCTGCTTGTTACTTGCAATTTCTACAGTGCCACCACCACTGCTTTTAAGTATCCGGTTGTGATGCTTCCACTGCTTGCGCCGTCCGTCCAAAATCTGCTGAAAGCATTGCAGCCACCAGTGGCAAACAGAAGGGATCATATCTCTCAGTTGGGCAtcagagactcttaatctcagggtcatggggttTGAGCTCCACTttaggcaaaatattcctgcatttcaggaggttggactagatgactcttgcggtcccttccaactctatgattctgtgatatctGTCTTGCCTGGTTTGAACTTCAAGTTTTAAGCCCTTTACCTTTCAtagtatttgtgtgttttttaagcatGACTTGCCTGCTTAATGTTTCAGACAACAGCCGCAATTCTAAAGAAGAGTAAGTTCTGCAAAGATGTTGCTGTAAAATATGATGCAAGACTCCGAGAGCGGGTAAGAACAGAAATTCTTATTTCTACTGTTACATTTCTTTCAGCATTTGTGATTCTGTAATGTACGtcatagggtggcgctgtgggttaaaccacagagcctaggacttgctgatcagaaggtcggcggttccaatccctgcgacggggtgagctcccgttgctcagtcccagctcctgccaacctagcagttcgaaagcacatcaaagtgcaagtagataaataggtaccgctccggcgggaaggtaaacggcgtttctgtgcgctgttctagttcgccagaagcagcttagtcatgctggccacaagacccagaagctgtacaccggctccctcagccaataaagcaagatgagcgccgcaaccccagagttggtcacaactggacctaatggtcaggggtccctttacctttaacttttataTCTTTATGGGCATGGGAAGAACCTGGTAGAAACTGGCATTTACTGGATTTTCAGGCATATTGGATGCTTGGCAGAAGAGTTTTCCTAGCCAGAAGACTTTTATTGTAAATCACCTTGACAGGGCTCTGCTCTCTCCCCATGGGATGCCTTCTAGCATCCTCAACACTTGGTTTGCATCACCATCACCTAATACAGCCCTATTACTATTTTTTACAGAAATATGGAGCGGCAGAAGGGAGGCCTCTGAGTGATCTCAGGACAATGGCAAAAGCTGCAGGGGAGCAGTGTCCGTCTTTTACACCTGCTGGAGGAGAAACACTTGAAGAAGTAAGCACTACTTTTCATAGTGATTTGTTGTCCAGTATACCTGGCTGTCGTGCAAAAACTTTTCTATGCACTATCAGTAGCATATATCTTCATACTGCAAGTCCAGCCTTTATCTCACTAGAACTATTATTTAGTGGAACTTGCCTAATGCCACAGAGTGGTAGCATCTCTGAAGGGTCTCTAGTTGCCGTTCAGAGAAGTTGGTCTGGTTCAGAAATGTACTTAGCCTCAAAGAATGTGGCATAAGTATAACATATACCAAAATGCTTAGGAAGATGAGCTCTATCATACACAGAAAGTCACCCCACAAAGTCCCTtttatggtttgtgtgtgtgttttttgctctTTTGTATGCAagtcaatacagtcgtaccttggaagtcgaacggaatccgtttcggaagtccgtttgacttccataaacgttcggaaaccaaagcgcggcttctgattggctgcaggaagtaaCCGCAGAGCAATACAACACGTGCCACAACTAGAAAGCAAATTAAGATTGCATGTGGCTGGCACTGTGTGTTGCAGTGCAACCAGCCACCCTGAAAtaaatgcttgtttgttttttaagttaacttttaaaaagaaggaaggagggacaggTGATACAGGGCCTGGCACAAAAGAACCAAAcagtgccaataataataataataataataataataataataataatttattatttataccccgcccatctggctgagtttccccagctactctgggcagctcccaatcaaatgttaaaaacagtacagcattaaatattaaaaacttccctgaacagagctgccttcagatgtcttttaaaaataggatggctgcttatttccttcacatctgaaggcagggtgttccacagggtgggcgccactaccgagaaggccctctgtctggttccctgtaacctgacttctcgcaatgagggaaccgccagaaggccctcggcgctggatctcagtgtccaggctgaacgatgggggtggagacgctccttcaggtatacaggaccgaggccgtttagggctttaaaggtcagcaccaacactttgaattgtgctcggaaacgtactgggagccaatgcagatctctcaggactggtgttatgtggtcccggcggccactcccagtcaccagtctagctgccatattctggattaattgcagtttctgagtcaccttcaaaggtagccccacgtagagcgcattgcagtagtccaagcgggagataactagggtAATAACTTAATAGGGTGAAGCGTTTTTGAAATAATTTGCAATCACTTTACTCTGTCCTTCCCCCTTGCTTTAGGTAAAAGCACGTGGCAAGGATTTTTTTGAACACCTTTGCTGTCTTGTTGCCCAAGAAGCACGTCCAGAAAATAAAGCTGAGACAGAAGGAAGTAGCACAGAAATGGCAGGTGGAAGTTCTACCAGCTCATTGACCAACCACCATAGCAGACTGGAATTTAATTCCGACCGAGGTGCTGAAATACTGGATGCCAACATCCTGGTTGTGAGTCACGGGGCATTCATGAGAAGCTGGGTGGGCTATTTCATTTCAGACCTGGCGTGCACTTTGCCAAGCGATTTGTCAAAGACTGAGCTGTCTTCTGTGAGTCCCAATACTGGAATTAGTCGGTTTAATATAAATCTAGAGATGAGAGAGGACAGTAAACCTAAAATCCACTGCGTCTTTCTTAATAGAGATGATCATTTAGGTGAGAAGATGATGGCTGGGAACATGGAGCTctgaaacattaaaatcacaAAGCTTATGTATGCAGTCTGTAAAAGCATATTTTCTTTGAAAGTATTTTAGTGGACTAGCCTGTTGGAAGGCAAAGGTCTTCTTACTCAGGAGGAAAAAAATGGAGTTGATTCAGTTTGGAAAGTTTGTAGCCACTGCTTATTGGTAGCATGCCATACAGCCCAGTATTGCATAAATGGAAAGCAGCACTTGTTTACTCATATACACGGCTGAAATTACCTTAACGTTTTAGCAAGTGCTGTAGTATTAACTGAAAACGTTCTATTTGTGCACAGAGAACTCTGTACGGTTACCCCATGTATTTACCGGAGGATTATTTATCAGTGGTGACTCTTCTGCAAAGCAAGATTTCACCCTCTGGAGCCATTTTGATCCCATTCCAAACCTGGCTGCTTGTTTCAATATGCATGAAGGAGCATGAGCAAACATGGAGCGGGGGCCTCACATTTCCTCCCACCGCCCTGCGCTTATTTCTGCTGCATGAAGACTTAAAATGGCTAAACCTGGATACGTGTGGTTCACAGCAACTTGTTCACTGTAGCACTCAAGTGCGTAGCCCAGTTCTACAGAGAGCCGCGCCATTCTGATGCCCTTGAGCATGCATTTTTCCTCTGCTGTGTGAACATTTAATTTGTATAAATTAGTAAGTAAATGAttggatttcattttattttgtactAACTCATTTTAAGACGTTCACGCCCTGGCCTTTTGTCAAAAAGGCTCTCAGAATGGCAAAAATCAGTATTGAGACAGTCCCTGTCTTCAGGCTCAGAATCTAAAAAGACATCATACACGAGGAAAAAGtaaggggagagaagagggaaaagaaagCTCCAGCACAAGTTCCTCTTGTCTGGAAGAACAGCAACTCCTGCCCAGCGTCGGAGACGTTCTGGTTGCCTTGCCTTTGATAAAGAGccgctcccccaccccaaattgctTCCTTCCAGGATCAGATCCAGGAACAGAGTTGGTGACAATGCATAGTGTCCTCATGTGTTTTTGGAATCTGATGGTTATGTAATGTGATCTTGACATGTTGCTTGTCACAACTAACATTAGATGCAGACTGCAGAGATTAGGTGGGTGTATTATATACAAAGGATTAACTGGAGACCTCTAGGGCCAGTTGCCAACCCAAGAGCAAAAGAGCATTAGTGCACTTTTTGAAAACAGACCAGTGCCACACCCAATCCACTGCAAGCgcttcaatccccccccccaaaaaaatttagtGTCCCAGGACCAGTCGTGGTTCATTCTGGGTGCTTCCAACCAGTCACTGCTGCCTCCGAAGTTCTGTTCTGAGACAGAGAAGCTGGGAGAAGTCTAGGCAATGCTAACTCACACCCAAGGCAGTAAACAGTGGAAGGAGTAGGTGAGTAGAAAGCAGGTTTGTCGCTTGCTTTGGTTTAAAGCAGGGGCAGGGAGCCATGGAAAGACCTTTTGGTGGCTGGGCTGGGCGAAAAGGACTTCCTTTCTCTCAGCACAGCACAGAGAAGCTCAAGTGTGCTCTGCCACTCTGCCCCCTATGCCACCTCCTGTCTACCCCACCAGCCCCAATCGACACCAGCCACCAGGGCCTACACACAGTGGAGAGCACACATCCTCTTTCCTCTGCAAGCAGTTGTTCTGGATAGTTCACACCAGCGGACCCAGCAAATTTCCCCCAATGTTGCATCTTAGTGTAGAGCACCTGACACATAATGTTATATCCTTTAGGCCCCTTTTCTGCTTTCTCAGATGATAGTAAAGTTATTTACATGACTACCTCCTATCAGtgaggggtgggtgggcgggAGAAGTTTAGTGAAGCACTTCCTTGCTCTTCCAGTGGCCCAGATACAAACAGCTCATTTATTAAGCGAAATAAGGTTTGAAATAAGAGTTGCCATCTCCTTTCCCTAAGCAGATTTCTCCATCCTTTATGGGTCTGCCAACTTCTGCTGGCTACCACTGCTTTTCCAGCTGTAGCAACGAATGCATTTTTGAAAAAAGATGGAAGAAGTTATGAATTAGGGTTGCAACTAACCACAGCGCATAATACGATACCAAAACATATCAGTGTTGTCTAAATGATTTGCCTGTTAAGTGCTCAGTTGACATGGGAAGCATTTAACACAACATGTTAAacccaaatatttttattaattaaatcaAAATAGCGCTGTCCCATTGACTGACAGCAGTCAGTAATGCCTCATTGAGAGGGCATCATTCCAACTGCATGGCACACCCCCACCTCGAAGAGCAAATGAAAATCTGAATTAGATTTATCTGACTTACAATTGGCATGTCTCAGATATCCCCTTCCTAGTAAAGGAGCATGCATTTTGCCCTATACTGGGAGATAAAAATCATGCTTCTCATTTTAAGGGAGATGTAGAAATGTCCTCTTTCAGTCTTTTTTGATATAACCAGTGTGTTTCAGGAGATGTGTGTGTTAAATTTCAGTTTGCCGTGTGGGCTGCACATTCTGGTCTACACAGCAGGTCCCCTTCTAGGGAGAGGTCCGAAAAGTGTTCCGCTTTTGGACTACATGTGTACCAAATTTCAGCCCTCCCGCTCACGTGGAAATACCATAATTTCAGTATGTCCATTTGCATGGATGAGACCCACAGAAATAGTAATCAAGTCTAAGGAATtttacatgcacacatacacactgcttGTCAACCCCCTgccattccccgccccccccccgatatcAACTCCCTAGAGATTACCCTTCCCACCCCCATGCAACTAGGAAGCTCATTATTCACCCAACCATTCGCCTTCTGAAGCCAATTCTTCTCTTCTACAGTCCTACTTTGCACCTTCCCTGCTCCTTTTGTGCAGCCCCCCTGCACACAAACAATGCCCACACATTGCAGCTAAGCGCCTTTTTCACCTTCCACCCAAATATGAAGCCTGCACCCCTCCCTTCAGCCCCACTTCCCCCTTTTTAGTAACTCCCTTTGCACTGCCTTTTTCCTTCTTGCATTTCTCAACTCTTTTACACACATCCACTCTTCTAGTGTGCAGCCCCCTTTTCACACACCATTGGCACCTGcactccctttcccctccctcctccttgctcTCCCTTGCACACAGACCAGCTCCAGTTCTGGgcctccccctctcctctcttctgCAGTCCCCTTGGCGCATGCACTCCAAGCTGATGTGTGTTACTGTATCTTTAAGTTGAATAGACTCTTAAGGCTGTCAGCTCAATCAGAGAATGTTAAGTTCAACTGATGAATATTGTACATGTATGGATGTTTGCTTGTTAATAAAGTATCTGTTCTACATTGAATCTGGAACTTCCTGTTGTAGGCGACACATGGTACCAGGAGTGAAATGCATGATTGTGGGAAGGTactatggaatatttgagggctGTGCATCCTTTATCTCTCTCACATGATGCCGCTgagccatggaggagggagaagtttaaacaacaacaacaatctttattac
Proteins encoded in this region:
- the TIGAR gene encoding fructose-2,6-bisphosphatase TIGAR isoform X2, translating into MGRMRPAAFGLTVVRHGETRYNKEKILQGQGIDEPLSETGFRQANAAGLYLSNIKFTHVFTSDLLRAKQTTAAILKKSKFCKDVAVKYDARLRERKYGAAEGRPLSDLRTMAKAAGEQCPSFTPAGGETLEEVKARGKDFFEHLCCLVAQEARPENKAETEGSSTEMAGGSSTSSLTNHHSRLEFNSDRGAEILDANILVVSHGAFMRSWVGYFISDLACTLPSDLSKTELSSVSPNTGISRFNINLEMREDSKPKIHCVFLNRDDHLGEKMMAGNMEL
- the TIGAR gene encoding fructose-2,6-bisphosphatase TIGAR isoform X1, which codes for MGRMRPAAFGLTVVRHGETRYNKEKILQGQGIDEPLSETGFRQANAAGLYLSNIKFTHVFTSDLLRAKQTTAAILKKSKFCKDVAVKYDARLRERKYGAAEGRPLSDLRTMAKAAGEQCPSFTPAGGETLEEVKARGKDFFEHLCCLVAQEARPENKAETEGSSTEMAGGSSTSSLTNHHSRLEFNSDRGAEILDANILVRTLYGYPMYLPEDYLSVVTLLQSKISPSGAILIPFQTWLLVSICMKEHEQTWSGGLTFPPTALRLFLLHEDLKWLNLDTCGSQQLVHCSTQVRSPVLQRAAPF